A section of the Saliniramus fredricksonii genome encodes:
- a CDS encoding glycosyltransferase, with translation MRNARRGVGLLERTLRARRLAKALERARRELADAPPDVDLAEATEFVEVANAVDPGLTREIDRAINAALTRSMEQRVEAIRDVLVTTRPACVVAFLSQTCISTLIASRGLDMRVIISERNDPARQPLAEPWDMLRRAVYNRADVVTANSHGAVDSLAEFVRSAILCYVPNFVEIPEVDASVEKKPIFVCCARLVEQKAIDVAILAFARIAQEHPEWELHILGDGPLREELEEMAQAHDVREQVVFHGFVEDPLAHFREARVFVLPSRFEGTPNALLEALSCKVPTIVSDSSPGPLEYVTHEETGLVVPTDDVDALADAMRRMANGEVDQATMARCALERLQVVASDRAFAIWEEILAMPERGDGGSSSERPPLT, from the coding sequence ATGCGCAACGCCCGCCGCGGCGTCGGGCTTCTGGAAAGGACGTTGCGCGCGAGGCGTTTGGCCAAGGCTCTAGAGCGGGCACGCCGAGAGCTCGCCGACGCCCCGCCCGACGTGGATCTCGCCGAGGCCACCGAATTTGTTGAGGTCGCCAATGCCGTCGATCCGGGCCTCACCCGGGAGATCGACCGTGCCATCAACGCGGCGCTGACCCGATCGATGGAACAGCGGGTTGAAGCGATCCGCGATGTCCTCGTGACGACGCGCCCGGCTTGCGTTGTCGCCTTTCTCAGTCAGACCTGCATATCAACGCTGATCGCCTCGCGCGGGCTCGACATGCGGGTGATCATTTCGGAGCGTAACGATCCGGCGAGACAGCCGCTCGCCGAGCCCTGGGACATGTTGCGCCGGGCGGTTTATAACCGTGCCGATGTGGTGACGGCGAACTCGCACGGAGCGGTTGATTCTCTCGCGGAATTCGTCCGGTCAGCAATACTCTGCTACGTGCCAAACTTCGTCGAGATACCGGAAGTCGATGCGTCCGTCGAAAAAAAACCCATTTTCGTCTGTTGTGCCCGTCTCGTGGAGCAGAAGGCGATCGATGTCGCGATCTTGGCCTTCGCGCGCATCGCACAAGAGCATCCCGAATGGGAGCTCCATATTCTCGGCGACGGCCCCCTGCGCGAAGAGTTGGAGGAGATGGCGCAAGCCCATGACGTGCGCGAGCAGGTGGTCTTCCATGGTTTTGTGGAGGATCCGTTGGCCCATTTCCGCGAGGCACGGGTCTTCGTCCTGCCGTCGCGTTTCGAGGGCACACCGAATGCGCTGCTCGAGGCCCTGTCCTGCAAAGTTCCGACGATCGTCAGCGACAGCTCCCCTGGGCCGCTCGAATACGTGACCCACGAGGAGACGGGACTCGTCGTCCCGACCGACGACGTCGACGCGCTGGCCGACGCGATGCGCCGCATGGCGAACGGGGAGGTCGATCAGGCGACCATGGCCCGATGCGCTCTCGAGCGCCTGCAGGTCGTCGCCTCGGATCGCGCATTCGCGATCTGGGAAGAGATTCTGGCGATGCCGGAGCGTGGAGATGGGGGTTCGTCGAGTGAAAGACCGCCTCTCACGTGA